The DNA region TAATGACCACGTACGTCGGAGCAAGCCCTGAGGAAGTGGAGCAGACCGTTACAAGACCGGTCGAGCAGTCCATGTCCACAATAAACAACATAAAAACTGTAAGTTCAACGTCGCAGGAAAACGTATCGCTTGTAATCCTGGAATTTGATGACAACGCCAATATGGATTCTGCTACGATCGATATGCGTGAAAGCCTTGACACCCTTTCGAACGGCTGGGATGATACAATAGGCAATCCGCTTATCATGAAACTCAATCCTGATATGCTTCCGGTTATGATCGCCGCACTCAGCGTTGAAGGAATGGACAACAAAGAAGTATCAGACTATGCCAATGAAACCCTTATCCCGATGCTCGAAGGCATTGACGGCATAGGCAGCGTTTACGCTTCAGGTCTGATAAACGAAAACATAAATGTCGTTATCAGGGAGGAAAAGGTCGATAAAATCAATGAAAAACTGAAGAACAGTGTTTCCGGTAAACTTGATGACGCAAAGGTAAAACTTGACGACGCTAAAACAGAAATAGCTGATAACAAAAAGAAGCTCGAAGATGCCAAAAAGCAGTTTAACGACGGCATGATCCAGGGATCCCAGGGTATCGACGAAGCAAAATTCGAGATATTAAAGAATGAGATCAAACTTGCCAACGGCAGAGAAGAACTTGCAAAAAAAGAAACTGAACTTCTTGACGGTCTTAAACAGATCGAGGAAAACGAAAAAAACTCTCAACGATAATATGCAGGCCCTGCTTGAAGGTCAGAAACAGCTGGATGAAGGAGCTGCTCAGATTGAAAGCGGCATCAAACAGATCGATGACGGAATAAAAGCCATAGACACAGGACTTGAGGCAATGAAAGCCGGCCGCGAACAGCTGGAACAATCCGCTGAGGCAGCAAAAGCCGGTCTTCTTCCTGATGAAATGGTGAAAATGATAATTTCGCAGACAGCAGTACAGATGGAACTCGATACATCCGGTATCACGGACCTTGACGGACTGCTCGCTGCCTTTGATGCTAAAAAGACAGAAACTGAAAAAACACGTTCCGAACTTCTGACCCAGAAGGCTGATCTTTTAAATAAATCTGAAGAACTCGAAAACAAGAAGACTGAACTTTCAGAAGGAAAAACAAAGCTTGAAAGCGGTATGGCAGAACTCGCAGCCGCTAAAAAAACAGGCACTGGAAGGCAAAACAGCACTGGAAGCTGCAAAGAAGGAACTTGAATCCGGTTCTGATCAGATAAAGAATGCCAAAGACCAGATTAATGAAAAAGAATCAGAACTCGAAAACACAAGAAATGAAAAAGGCAAGGAAATCAGCGACGGCCTTGACGCTATCAACGAGGGCGAAACTAAACTCAACGAAACCCTTGACAACTGGGATGATACAGTAAACAACGCTCTTGACAGTGCTGATGTCACTGAAACACTCACTGTCGATATGATATCGAATATTCTTAAGGCACAGAACTTTGCTATGCCTGCCGGCTACATAAACGAAAGCGACGGTTCCCAGTATCTCGTCAAAATAGGTGACAAGATCGACAACGCAGAAATTCTCAAAAACCTTGTACTCTTTGACCTTAAGATCGAGGGAATGGATCCTGTAAAGCTTTCCGATGTTGCTGATGTATTCGTTACAGACAACTCTGATGAAGTCTATGCTTCAGTTGACGGAAAAGACGGTGTTATCCTCACTTTCCAGAAACAGAACAATTTTGCTACAGCAAAAGTAGCAGAAAGCATTCAGGAAAAGTTCGCTTCAATTACAG from Ruminococcus sp. HUN007 includes:
- a CDS encoding efflux RND transporter permease subunit; protein product: MFSKESVKKPFTVLVCVIIVLVMGFVSFTRMVPDLLPSINLPYAIVMTTYVGASPEEVEQTVTRPVEQSMSTINNIKTVSSTSQENVSLVILEFDDNANMDSATIDMRESLDTLSNGWDDTIGNPLIMKLNPDMLPVMIAALSVEGMDNKEVSDYANETLIPMLEGIDGIGSVYASGLINENINVVIREEKVDKINEKLKNSVSGKLDDAKVKLDDAKTEIADNKKKLEDAKKQFNDGMIQGSQGIDEAKFEILKNEIKLANGREELAKKETELLDGLKQIEENEKNSQR